The genomic DNA AAGAACTTCTAAATCATGCTTTGTTAATTGGCTAAGTTCTTTGTCTGTTATCCGTTCAAGCTGAAGTTTATATATATCTTTATCGTCAAGTTTTTTTTCTTCAAATAGTTTCCACTCTTTGTCAGTAATTTTTGCTTTTGCTTTTTCCGGGTTCTTCAAAATCCAATAATCCTTTTTATCCCGCTCTTGTACTTTGGAATAATCCTTGTGAATAAACTTTGCAAGCTTCTCTGCAACTTTCAGCATCTCTTTCTGGCTAATTCCCTGACTTTTTGTATAAGTGATTGCATTAAGAGGAATGTTGTCAACGATCACTTTCCCATTGCGGTCGAACATTTTGCCGCGCGGCACCGGAGTGTTTACCGTAATATCTTCCGTTCGTTCAATTTCGCGCTTAAAATCTTCGCCATAAACGATTTGAACAACTCCGAGTCTTAAAATTAGTAATGAAAATAAGAGAAATACAGCAAAAAACAACATATTTAACCGAAAGGGAACATGTGTCTTCTTTTTTTTCTTTTTATTCAATTTATCTCACACTTCCTTATGAAATCCTGCTTTCGTTAATTTCTATCAATCATTATTGTATATAAATTAAAAGTATTTTTCTATTACGGAAATTTTTCACAATCTGGCTTAATAATTATTGAACGGAAAAAAACGGGAGAAAAGGATACTCCCGTTCAAGTTGTAGATAGATAAAAACTTCCCCTGCCGAGGTCTTACTGTCCATTAATGCGAGATAAATTGATGTTCCTGACAAAAAAATAAATGCATGTATGTCCTGCGCCAAGAACCATTAACAATACCGGAAAACTCTTTTCTTCATTAAAAAACGTAATTGAAAACAAAAACATGAGAATGGAGACAATTCTTCCTGCGTTTAGAAAAAGTTCTCTGACAACAATATATTCAATTCTCATTTCAGCTGCTTTCCATCCCTTGCCGATCACATCATAAGTTAGCGACATGTACGGAACAAGCAAAATCGGATAAGCGATGGCAATCGTGGCTGCATAAAACAAAAGCTTTGGATACGTTATATCAAAAACAATTAAAAATATGGCTGCATAAAGAAGTATACCACCCAATAAGATTGCTTTTTTTCTATTTTCTTTTTTTATTACTCTTGAAACGGTGTAATATCCAATAAACGCAATTCCTGAGTTAATGAGGCCGAATGTTCCGAGAGCAAATTCGCTCCCCGTCGAAATAAAAACATACATAGATATCATAAATGCAAATGTTCCCTCTCTTAAACCTTGAAAAAAATGTGCATTCGTAATTAAGCGCCAATTCTTATTGTATTTTCTCTCGGAAAGTATGCGCAGAAACCAATAACTCCCCTTTGAAAGTCTTCGTTCTAAAAAGAAGCTTAGTAACACTGCCGCCGAAAACAATGTTAACGACAGTCCAAACACAACAGAATAACCTGTAAAATTTTTCAGACGGGAAATGATGTATCCCGAAAGCATAGGTCCAATCATCCCGCCAGCTGAAGTTAAAATTCCGAGAAATCCATTAAAAAAATCCCTCGTTTCCGGTTCTGTTATTTCAAATGTCAAGACGTTAAAAGCCAGCCAGTAAAACCCATATCCAATCCCTAACAGTCCCCCGAGCAATAAAATAAAATCTGAAGCATTGGACCCAAAAACTAAAACTGAAATATAAAATAAAGCTAAAAAAATAACTCCTATTCTGAGAACAATGACTCGGTCCACCTTTTTAGCCCATCGGCCGGCAAGTATAAAGGTAATTGGCTGTAAAACAACGATAGCAAGATTATAGAGGCCAATATCGGTAAATTGTCCAGATTGTTTCCAAAGATAAATATTTACAAACGTGTTGGAAAGTGAAATACTCAAAGAGTATAACCCTCCGATTAATAATAGCAATGTCAAATCCCTATTGAGTTCAACATCTCCAATCAACGATTTTAACTTACTCATAAAAAAAACTCCCCTTTTTACTCTAAGGGGTAGTTTCTAACAAAACTAAAGTACATATGCATATTTCGTAAAACTAAATATTTTTTCTATTAAGAGACTGCTCCAAAAGATACCTTTTAAGAGTCAATCCCTTTATATAATAGTTTTTTAAAATTTTTTCAACCTTGCAAAAGAAATTAGGTTTAACAGGTTGATCTTATTTTCTTTGCCTATCGTTCTTACTCGGCCAAAAAAAGTGCCCAAAAACTGCTCCCAAAGGAATCCAATTGTGTTTTTGGAAGCAGGATCATCACGAATTAAACGAATGGAAGCATGCAAAGCCTCATCCAGATGCGAAAGCGCCTGTTTTAAATGGATAATCACCTCGTTGTCTTTCTTATTCTCCACTCTACTCCTCCTCTTTTAACCAAGGTCACTTCTATCTATAAATTGATACGATTTTGATTTTCCTCCTCATACATCTCACCATCGATAAATATATCTTTATCCAAGCTTTTTCGAATCCGTTCAAATTTA from Bacillus methanolicus MGA3 includes the following:
- a CDS encoding MFS transporter, giving the protein MSKLKSLIGDVELNRDLTLLLLIGGLYSLSISLSNTFVNIYLWKQSGQFTDIGLYNLAIVVLQPITFILAGRWAKKVDRVIVLRIGVIFLALFYISVLVFGSNASDFILLLGGLLGIGYGFYWLAFNVLTFEITEPETRDFFNGFLGILTSAGGMIGPMLSGYIISRLKNFTGYSVVFGLSLTLFSAAVLLSFFLERRLSKGSYWFLRILSERKYNKNWRLITNAHFFQGLREGTFAFMISMYVFISTGSEFALGTFGLINSGIAFIGYYTVSRVIKKENRKKAILLGGILLYAAIFLIVFDITYPKLLFYAATIAIAYPILLVPYMSLTYDVIGKGWKAAEMRIEYIVVRELFLNAGRIVSILMFLFSITFFNEEKSFPVLLMVLGAGHTCIYFFVRNINLSRINGQ